A segment of the Fusarium musae strain F31 chromosome 2, whole genome shotgun sequence genome:
TGCTGCGTCTATCAGACGGCCGCATGAGTGGAACAGCAGGTGGGACAATCGGACTGCATATCTCTCCAGAATCAGCAGATCCCAACTCCCCACTCGGTATCGTCAGGAGCGGCGATCTCATCACACTTGACGTCGAAAAGAGACAGCTCTCTGTCGATCTATCTGACGAAGAAATATCACAAAGGATCCAGGAGAGactcaagatcttccagCAAGCCGAGGGTGCTGCCACACCATgggtgaagagggagagaatGAGAGGTTATCGGGGCTTATACATGCGGAGCGTGAACCAGGCTGAGCTGGGAGCTGATTTTGACTTTTTGACTGCAGAAGGGCCGCAAAAGTCTCAATACTAATGAACAGGTTTAGATTGAGTCTGTTGGAATAAGGCCTTGGAACAAGTCGCGAACAATATTATCCAGATTTGTCGACTCGGTTGGCTCAAAGTATTCCGCGAATGTCTCGTTAAGTAACCCTTCGTAGAATTGGTTCTGCATGAAACCCATATCGTCGTCCATATTCAGGTGAGATGAAGATCCCTGGATGCCGTTGAACTCCTGCCCCAAACTCTCCCATGCATCTGCTGAAAGTGTAGGATCAATCACCTGTTCATTGACCTGTGGTGCAGAGCGGTCACGCAAACCCTCCGATCGTCTATTCTTCTCTCGAATGTATCGAACAGTCGATTTTCCAAGGTTATCGAGAATATCGCGACTGTGTTTGGCGCCAGACCAATGCTCACCCGTAGCACCCAAAATGCTGAGGGATATGCTCAGGTCAGACATGAAAGCGTCTACACCCGTAGAGCGGGCGATTTCCGACACTGACTGGATGCAGTACAGCAGAGTTATGGAACTGAGAACAAGCCCGTGGAAAGTAGTCCAGTTATGAACAAGCAGATTCTTCTTGTACAACTGATCAAATAGTTGTAGGCTTTCACGAGCACTTTGGTGACACTTTATCAAAGCTTCTTTGGGTGGCTTAGGTATTGCCGGGCTAGGTCTCAATAAAAGCATCCGCAGACCGTGGTATCGAAGCTGACATGTCGTTCGCAGATACAATACCTCAGGGTCACCAAGACCTGGTATCTTGTCTGACCACTCATCCAGTCGCTGTAGCATGGCGTTTTGCCAGTCGTTGATGTTGGTCACTCTAGGATAAGCATATCTAGGCGTGTCTCTTATGATGCTTTGCGCGATGTATTTGATCTCCGAGTTGAGTTTGGCCGCTTCGAATAAGTGAACCGCAAATGCCATATCACTGGATGGCTTGGTGATTTGTTGTTGCCTCTGACTGACAAGCTGTTCGTCAGACAGACCCAATGGCATCTTTCCCATTAGCAGGTGCCATGAATTAACAGTATGGGCAAACTTACACGGAGCTCGCACCCTTCATCACGTAGTCCAATTGGTCGGCCCATCATTGTCGCAATGATGCGGTCGAAGGAGTAAATGACCCAGAATATCCTGGCTCGCATCTCCTGACTGAACAGGCTGTGATCTGGTCCCATGCTGATGTTCCTCTGGAGACCTTGATCGACCAAGGCAGCGATGCAGTGATAGTTGAGATACCAGACATTGAGACGAACGCATGGGCTATGTATAGTAAAAATTAGAAGTAAGACAAGACACTGAATTCCTTTGAGTGAGTTCTCAACATTTAGTTCGTCGAGATACTGTAGCGCGGAGAGACAGTACGATTCTGCTGGTATGCGAGCTCTAGTCCGAGCAGAAAGTACAGCAGATCCTATCGCCAGAACCATAAAGACCTGGAAGTGGGCGGCAGGGTCCTGGTTCTCTGTATCATAAGCCATATCCAGGTAGTCATAAAACCGATGCTGATGTAAAATTGGATATTGTAAGTTGATAACGCTGAAGTAGGCCTCACATAATTGCATTGCCGTGTCTCTGGGCGGGAGTGGAAGTGGCCTCTGGAGAGTTTCAACCAGGCTTATAGGAAAGGGAGCGTTGCGATTGGCGCGACCGACGCTATCATCTGATTTCGATGCAGAGTCAAGTAAGACTCGTGCTAGGAAATAACCACTGGATGGGCCGATATATCGTGGATCTTGGCTTGTAGCAAGGGAGACCAGTCCAATCTCGTGGGTCATGGCACTTGCTCCCGTAGGTTCCGAGGTAGATGTCACTGGGTGAGATACTGGCGGCTCATTTCCAGAATTTCGAATAATCTCAGAGTTCTGTTGAGCGGGCTCAGGGGCTGAAAGGGTAGAATTGTCTGCAACTTCAGAGCTGGTGTCGTTCCAGGCTTCGCCTAGAACAGGCGGACCTTGGGATAAGTCGACGTCAGGGCAATTCGACCGAACAATCGACTCTAGCCAATTAATCCTGTTCGTCAAAGATGCGATGTATCTATTTCGTCGGTTAATAAACCATGATGGTGCTCCAATGATCTATAGTCACATACTGGCGAGGTGCTGCATCAGCACGGGTCGATTTTCCATCGACACATTCAGCGCCAGCGCTACGACAATTGCTACAGACCGGCAACTCCAAATTACACTAACTATTGCCTTAGAACAATTCATCCAACTTTGGTGCTAAACGTACCTTTCTTTTCAGGCGCTGGCACCGAGAACAAGCCATACGTGTCCTGGGAGCACTCCGATCAGGCAAGGAGGGTCGCTTCCCATTGGAATTCCTTGTCCCGGTCATTTTCGTAATTCTGCCGGCAACGGATCGAGTTTCTCGGCGTGTATTGATGATCTGAAGGTAGGGGATGGAGATGCGAGGATGGCAAAAATCCGTCGAGCGGGGAGATGCCGCTTTAACGCCTTTGAGAGAACGGGCCTTCTCCGCTCGTATTTCCGGTGACAtctagtattaaaagaatgGAGAGGATCACTTCACATGAGAATTAACAAGTATCAAAACATCTCACTAATCTTTTATGCGCTATATTGAATTATTcaatccatcatggctgaaaACCAAGACTCTCAAAAGTTCCCAATCGCTGCCTCAGAAGCACGACGCTTCGTCGAAGACGTCCTCAAAGCCAATGGCATCCCCTCTGAGAATGCCTCCATTATCGCCCGCTGCCTAGTCGCAGCCGATCTCCGCGGCGTAGACACCCACGGCATGAACCGCATCCCTTCTTACATGGAGCGTCTGCGCCAAGGCGTCCTCAACGCCAGCGCCCAGCCAATCCTCACCCAAGTCACTCCCGCCGTAGCCCAAGTCGACGGCCAGAACGGCTTCGGCTTTGTAGCTGCTCACAAGGGCATGGCTGCTGCGATCGAGTCTGCAAAAGTGTTTGGGATTGGTATGGCGAGTATCAAGCACTCTAACCATTTCGGTATGAGTGCTTGGATCGTGCAGCAGGCTCTTGATGCGGATATGATGAGTTTGGTGTTTACGAATTCTAGTCCTGCGCTTCCTGCGTTTGGTGGGAAGAGTAAGCTTATGGGTGTTTCGCCTATTGCTTGTGGTGCGCCTGGTAAAGGACCCATGGAGAACTTCATCCTTGATATGGCGCCTTCTGTGGCTGCGAGGGGGAAAATCTACAAGGCGAAGAGACGGGGTGAGAAGATTCCACTGGACTGGGCTCTCGACGCTGAGGGTCGTCCTACGGATGATCCTGAAGCTGCTCTCGGTGGCGTCATGCTACCAATGGGTGGCCCCAAGGGTTCTGCACTGTCAATCATGATGGATGTCTTCTCAGGAGTTCTATCAGGCTCAGCATTCGCTGGCCATGTCACTGGACCCTATGATCCTTCCAAGCCTGCAGATGTTGGTCACTTCTTGGTAGCTATCAAGCCTGACCTCTTTATGAGCCTGGATGAGTTTAGAGAGAGAATGCAGTACCTTTACGAGCGTGTCGTTGGGTCAGAAAAAgctgctggtgttgagaggaTTTACTTCCCTGGTGAGATAGAGCAGCTGGCTCAGaaggagagggaaaagaCTGGCATTCCGCTTGTGCAAGCTGAGATTGATGCTTTGAATGCTGAGGCGAAGAAGGTTGGGGTAGAACCACTGAAGTTTTGAGCATATAATTGTAACATTTTGATAGCATCGTGAAATTGGAGATCATTTGTTTTAAGAGAGAAGCCAATGTGATCAAGTTATGCGTATATCACCTCCTCTCATGTGTTCAGCATCAATCGTCGAGTGAGGAGCCATCGTTTCTCTCAGCAGATCTAATGAGTCTATTTAGCTGTAGTTAGTTTTTCTCCCCCGCTAATCCGTGTATCTCATTGAGTCTTTGGCTGTGATCCCTTCACATACTTAGTATGCTGTCCAAGCGTAACCAACTTGAACCCCccatccttctcaaccttggatATCCTAATCGACGTAAACGCCACACTGCCCCCAACTTTATCCGCCGTCGAGACAATCTCAACCGTATCTCCCAACTTCGCAGTGCTCGGATAACTAATATGCATATCCACACTCGCACCAGTCGTCTCCCTCAAATCCCAACTCGCAATAGCCAGACCGGTTGTGAAATCAATGATGGTAGCTGATACAGCGCCGTGCAAGTTTCCACTGCTGTTTAGATGGTTCTCATTCAGTACGAGGCGTGTTGTTACGCTGCCCTGCGTTGTGCTGATGAGTTGCGCCGAGGACATGACGAAGTTGTAGATGGGGCTTTTGGCGCGCAGACGGTCCATGAGGGATTGGACGTGAGCGGTTCTTTGGACTTCTGAGGAGTCGACATCTGGGGTCTGAACGCGAGTCGAAGGCGGCTCAGACATTTTGAAGAAATTGAAGCTGGGAGTGTTTTTGTAGAGATTGTTTATGAGTCTTATTCTTGAATAGTTCGTCTAGCTGAGTTCTTAACAGAAATTTCCTCATCGGGCAATTCCCGCCCCTCCTTTGATGAATATCCTCCCTTCTCGCATACCAAACTCCTACCTAAACCTTCTCAAAAACATCCTTCAGGTAATCGAACGCACCCAGTGGAACACCCTGTGTGCGCATGATGCAATACGCACTCGTGAGGTGGAAGTGAAAATTGGGGATTACATATTCGCTCACATATCGCTGGCCCGTGAAGCGAAAGTTTCCCATCTTGCTCTCCATAATAATCTCCTCGTTCTCTTTGCCGTTGATGACCTCAGGGTCTACACCCTCCAGAACTTCAATTGTGCGGGTAATGCGTGCTTGGAGCTGTTCGAATGTTTGCTCGTCGTCTTCGAATGTAGGAATATTTTGGGCGCCGAGACGGGAGGCGAGGAATTTGGCTGTGTTGGAGCAGGATTGGACTTGGTACGGGAGTCTAACGAGTGTTAGTCGGGATTCGCATGAGAATCCAGTAACCTACCCTCTCATATCGGAAATCAGACGGTATGTAAGAAGATCTTCATGATTTATCTCCTTATCATCACAGAACTTTGCGCCCTTCTGGAGCATAAAGGACAAGTTCTTGAGGTACTTGACCAGCACGGGAACACTTTGCTGGTAAAGGGTTGTCATTTTACGGCCTAAGGATTGGTGCACTAGGATATCTGTTGTTTCAGCTACCATATGGGCATAATGCCAGCATATATACCAGCTCTCGACCTTTTTCCTCTATTCGCCCGGCACAATCTCACATATCGCTTCTAGGTACTTGGGAGTCCGGAACGCTGACTGCAGCGTAGGATGTAGTTAGTGCTTATTTGAATGAACTTTGACCACCCTTGAAACGTGTAAGACTAttcgatgatgctgagatgtTGTACACCGATGCCCTACGGATGTAGCACCAAGTTACAGTTCTCTCCCATCAGGCAGGATGATCGGCTGACGGAACTTAGGCGCTGTGTAGGCTGACAGAGGATGCATAGATCCtcctatatttattttatacgTATCTTATTTGTCATCTGTAGTGATTTCTCGGAAGGTCGGCGCATATATCAGACTTTGGCTTGCTTGGATGGATGTCGCTGGCCGAAGGGGTACTCTCGCACATCAATAGCCTTGTTGGTACTACTAGACAGTCATTCATACCCATTCGACAGCACAACGCTTATAATATGCTGGAACTTTACCATGTAACGTCTGAGTATCATCTAATTGAATCCAACTAGCCTCAAGTCCCGCGTGATGGTGTTTAGTGTCCTGCTCGGGATGTCTGCCCAGGGCCCAATGAGGTTTTGACGCAGAAGTTCAAAACATTATCACAAGGAATTTGTTCTACCATGCTATAAAACAACTAGATTTGGCCAACCAGATTATTTATTGTGAAATTTAGGCATTTACGTATTGACAGACGATGAGGTCAATCATTGCTACCAAGCCAAAGTTTGCCATGCACCTCCTCCGAACCAACCCCGAACCCCCGCAGTCTTGATCACTAACAACCTTCAATCAACACTCCTCCCATCCAACGCAACCACAAACAACCCATCAACAACTCAAAATGTCACTCCCAATCCTCGACCACTTCGCCATCCTAGTCTCCTACCAAACCCTCCAAACCGTAACGCACTCCCTCAAAGACTCTCTCCTCGTAATCGACGGAGGCGCCCACGCAGATGGCCTCACAGTCAACAAACTAATCCATCTCGCCGACGGCACATATCTCGAGTTCATCGCCTTCGTCGAGGGCGTAGACCCCGAGAAACGCCGTACTCACCGCTGGGGAAACCTCGAAGAGGGGAAAATCGCAGATTGGGCTCATACGCTACCCAGTGAAGCTGATTACGCCCAGTTGCAGAAGAGGGTGGCTGATGCGGGGGGTGGTGTTACGTATGGTGATCTTACTTCGCTGCAGAGACATAGGCCTGATGGGGTTTTGATGAAGTGTCTTGTTTCGGTGGCGCTGAATGAGGAGGGTGGGAGGATTTTTCCTGGGACGGTGCCGTTTTGGTGTGTTGATGAGACGGAGAGGCATTTGCGATCGCCGTTTCAGGCGGAGAGTGGTGATGGGCTGCATGAGTATACGAAGCATCTTTCGCATGCTAAGGGTGTATCGAAAGTGACTGTTCTGCTTCCTGAGAAGGACATTGCGACATACAAGCCTGTTTACGATGCTATTCACAACCAGAAAGCAACCTCTGGATCGGATAGATGTTCATGGCCTTACGATCTTCCAGCTGGACCAAACTCAGGAAGCAACCAGGTCGTCCTGTCGAAACTCGAAGGTGGAAATGGCAAGGCAGAGATCAAGTTGACACTTCTGGGCACAAAGGATAGCCCCAAGTCCATCGAGCTACTTCCAGGTTTAGTCGTCGATTTTGAACACACCGATTAGACAAAACACTTGTTATTCGGGTATctagaaataaaaagaagaagaaaaaactCCCTAGTCCAGCATCAATGCCAAGTCATCGTTCACTGGTTCGTCTTCCCAAAGATCGAGAGTTTCCATATCCTCCATTCTCGGACGATCATCCCTCTGgagcttgaccttgaagTTGATCTCTGAAAAGTCCTCAGAGTACCATCTCTTTTTCGCATTCTGCCTCAGACGCTCATTGATCTCATCGCAGATCCTCAGCAACCCGTCCCCCATAGGAATCTCCCGCACAACTTCATCGTAGCGCCTAGTGTTCTCATGATGGTTTATACTCCACCAATGGCTATTATCCGCAATCCCATACGTGAGAACAGTTTCTCTGTCTGTCATTTCCAGTGGGGGTGTGAACATGGGTACTAGACTTGCGACGGCAGAGATAGTCTCGATGACTATACACTGACCGCAACTATGCGATAGAACACCGCTCTCTGAGAATGTGGGCGGTATCTTGTAAACGCCCTCCATGGTGGTGGGCATGAACTTACCTGAGTGGGGATGAGGACAGTCTCTGTGCGGTGAGAAGACGACCCGGCAAGATGGACAAGATATTATTGGGACTCGTCCTTCTTCCATTTTCTTCACGGCTTCGTCGATCATGGTGTAGAGACATTTGTGTCCAAACATGTGACCGCAAGGTAAGATGCAAGCTCGGTGGGACATCATTTTCTGCTTATCGGTCAGACCTTCATCGGGACTAAAAGTGTGGTCGTGGCGAAAGATGGACATGTCATTGAGACAAATTCCGCACTCTAGATGGAGGTGGTTGAAGAGCTCTGGGTCTTCGATGAGGGAGTCTCTGAGACGAGGCCAGAATGGTGTGGTCCACGCCTGTATGTTGTGTTGGGGTTCGGGgtggatgatgctgctgatggaCATCTTGTTGACGACAGTTGtggacatgatgaatggtggTTCTTTTGGTTAAGCACAAGATAATTGGTTCAAGTGAATATCTAAAGGGAGAGTTGTTCTTATAGGACGCAAATTGAGggaaattatatttatttagctGTTTGATACCCTGATTCAGTGTCCGTTGCTGTTCGGCAGTGTCTGTCAGATACTGCGTGAACATAGTCGTTGACAAAGACTTTTATTGTTCACCCCCCTTTGAGTATGCCGAATAATCTTGACAATTTTTTGTCCTTGACTGTGTCAGTGCCAGACAAAGAACACTGTTGATTTCAACTACTGGTGGCTAAACATATGTAGTATACTAAAACCAAGTGAGTGTCGGTAATCCGGCAAGGAATCGCTGCAGATGAACGGCACTCGAGCTTCATCACGCAAACGTGCGCCTTATCATCTCAATATTCCAGTGTCAGAATTTGCATCTATACTGGCACTGGCAGTTTTCATCTTGACGCAGACTGTTCATTTCCCGTCAAGCTGTGATCGAGTTACGACAGTGGCAGAAACGGCTGTATCTGATGAACAGCACTCCAGGCTACGAAGTGAATGAATGTGAAGA
Coding sequences within it:
- a CDS encoding hypothetical protein (EggNog:ENOG41), giving the protein MAYDTENQDPAAHFQVFMVLAIGSAVLSARTRARIPAESYCLSALQYLDELNVENSLKGIQCLVLLLIFTIHSPCVRLNVWYLNYHCIAALVDQGLQRNISMGPDHSLFSQEMRARIFWVIYSFDRIIATMMGRPIGLRDEGCELRMPLGLSDEQLVSQRQQQITKPSSDMAFAVHLFEAAKLNSEIKYIAQSIIRDTPRYAYPRVTNINDWQNAMLQRLDEWSDKIPGLGDPEVLYLRTTCQLRYHGLRMLLLRPSPAIPKPPKEALIKCHQSARESLQLFDQLYKKNLLVHNWTTFHGLVLSSITLLYCIQSVSEIARSTGVDAFMSDLSISLSILGATGEHWSGAKHSRDILDNLGKSTVRYIREKNRRSEGLRDRSAPQVNEQVIDPTLSADAWESLGQEFNGIQGSSSHLNMDDDMGFMQNQFYEGLLNETFAEYFEPTESTNLDNIVRDLFQGLIPTDSI
- a CDS encoding hypothetical protein (EggNog:ENOG41), encoding MAENQDSQKFPIAASEARRFVEDVLKANGIPSENASIIARCLVAADLRGVDTHGMNRIPSYMERLRQGVLNASAQPILTQVTPAVAQVDGQNGFGFVAAHKGMAAAIESAKVFGIGMASIKHSNHFGMSAWIVQQALDADMMSLVFTNSSPALPAFGGKSKLMGVSPIACGAPGKGPMENFILDMAPSVAARGKIYKAKRRGEKIPLDWALDAEGRPTDDPEAALGGVMLPMGGPKGSALSIMMDVFSGVLSGSAFAGHVTGPYDPSKPADVGHFLVAIKPDLFMSLDEFRERMQYLYERVVGSEKAAGVERIYFPGEIEQLAQKEREKTGIPLVQAEIDALNAEAKKVGVEPLKF
- a CDS encoding hypothetical protein (EggNog:ENOG41), coding for MSEPPSTRVQTPDVDSSEVQRTAHVQSLMDRLRAKSPIYNFVMSSAQLISTTQGSVTTRLVLNENHLNSSGNLHGAVSATIIDFTTGLAIASWDLRETTGASVDMHISYPSTAKLGDTVEIVSTADKVGGSVAFTSIRISKVEKDGGFKLVTLGQHTKLIRSAERNDGSSLDD
- a CDS encoding hypothetical protein (EggNog:ENOG41), whose amino-acid sequence is MTTLYQQSVPVLVKYLKNLSFMLQKGAKFCDDKEINHEDLLTYRLISDMRGLPYQVQSCSNTAKFLASRLGAQNIPTFEDDEQTFEQLQARITRTIEVLEGVDPEVINGKENEEIIMESKMGNFRFTGQRYVSEYVIPNFHFHLTSAYCIMRTQGVPLGAFDYLKDVFEKV
- a CDS encoding hypothetical protein (EggNog:ENOG41); amino-acid sequence: MSLPILDHFAILVSYQTLQTVTHSLKDSLLVIDGGAHADGLTVNKLIHLADGTYLEFIAFVEGVDPEKRRTHRWGNLEEGKIADWAHTLPSEADYAQLQKRVADAGGGVTYGDLTSLQRHRPDGVLMKCLVSVALNEEGGRIFPGTVPFWCVDETERHLRSPFQAESGDGLHEYTKHLSHAKGVSKVTVLLPEKDIATYKPVYDAIHNQKATSGSDRCSWPYDLPAGPNSGSNQVVLSKLEGGNGKAEIKLTLLGTKDSPKSIELLPGLVVDFEHTD
- a CDS encoding hypothetical protein (EggNog:ENOG41), with product MSTTVVNKMSISSIIHPEPQHNIQAWTTPFWPRLRDSLIEDPELFNHLHLECGICLNDMSIFRHDHTFSPDEGLTDKQKMMSHRACILPCGHMFGHKCLYTMIDEAVKKMEEGRVPIISCPSCRVVFSPHRDCPHPHSGKFMPTTMEGVYKIPPTFSESGVLSHSCGQCIVIETISAVASLVPMFTPPLEMTDRETVLTYGIADNSHWWSINHHENTRRYDEVVREIPMGDGLLRICDEINERLRQNAKKRWYSEDFSEINFKVKLQRDDRPRMEDMETLDLWEDEPVNDDLALMLD